Genomic window (Ranitomeya variabilis isolate aRanVar5 chromosome 8, aRanVar5.hap1, whole genome shotgun sequence):
ACAGGTTGGCGCAGTACAACAGCGAGCGATCAACCTGCGTTAGGAGGAAGCATTTTAAAGTCTTTGACTCTCCCCGCAGATAACACAGACCACCATTAATGGAGGGCAGCCATGGCTCAGGATACTGTGAACTATTTGGGGTCTAGCATATTATGAGGGAACTGGGCATCTACACAGCAGAAGATACAACACATGCGAGGTGGGAGACGCATGCAACGTATTTGTTAAGTTGCGTCACATTAAAGAACTGGggggaggaatttttatttttacagtttttCTTTAAAACCACACAAGACAGGTTATATCCACTGTCATACAAACCCTCCGGTACAAATCTAATGACTTCTGTAGTTTGACATTCACCAATAAGCTCTGTGCTGCAGGCGACCAAACCTTAAATAGAAAATTAAATCACATAGTACGGAGCAGGATGGGGGAGGGGACGCACTCAATCGCTCATATCCATGTCTTCCTCGTGGTGGTCATCGCCGTTCACTTTGGAGTCCTTTACCAATTCTGAATTCGACCTctctcctgtgtcctcgttctccaGCGGGGGGCTAGCTTCGGTCACCATATATTCTTCTCTCTTTTCTTTGTCGCTGTCATAACCCTGCTCCTCCTCATCGTAGTCCCGTGTCACCTGCTGTACAGAGAGGCGGCGAGGTAAAGCTTGTAGTCAGAGACCGGAGGCGACAGTATGCAGTCACCACGGTTCGTGTCAGTACTCTTACCTTCACGTCTTTCTCGCTTTCTGATCTTCGCTCGCGCTCCTTCTCCTTGTCTTTTTCTTTGTCCttgtctttgcttttcttctttttGCTGGAAGATCTCTCCCTTTCGTCTCTGCTCTTCTCTCGGTCTTTAtccttcttcttttcttttttgtgcCTAGAATGCAAACTTACCAGTCAGTCCAAAGACAACAGAGACAAGATGGTGCTTTATATTTCTTTCTGGCAAATCGGGTTTACATGAAATCTATGGAAACCCCCAGAGAGAGGACAGAAGCCCCCAACGGAGAGATGGGACAGAAGATGGATCTAATTTCTGTCCACACGGAATATGAAGTATGGACAAAcataagtgggatttttttttttttttttttaaaaaagggaaaaTATTTCTTTGACCAAATCACTTTAAAGACCACCCATCGCCTCACATATTCCTCGATTTGGAGGCTTTAATTACTGTCCTAGGATAGTCAAGAAATACTGGAGACAAAATGGTCCTTATTGCAATTTACTTCTATTAAAAGTTGTCAATAATGGAGTTTTTTAAATCTCTAATTCAACAGACTGCTCGTTACCTAGGTTACTGGCTACCTCTGCAGCCAAAGGTGCTGgagaacccctttctgacctcagacgggatagtacgtccgaggtcagaacccctgctttgatgcgggctccggtggtgagcccacatcaaagccaggacatgtcagctgttttgaacagctgacatgtgcccgcaatagcggaggttgaaatcgcgattcacccgccgctaataactagttaaatgccgccgtcaaacgctgacagcggcatttaaccggcgcatccggccggaaatgagcacattgctgacccccgtcacatgatcgggggtcagcgatgcttctgcatagtaaccatagaggtccttgagacctctatggttgctggtgCCAGTTTGCTGTGAGCGGCACCCTGTGGTCggggctcacagcacacctgcatttcttctgcatagcagcgatctgatgatcgctgctatgtagcagaggcgatcgagttgtgccagcttctagcctcccatggaggctattgaagcatggcaaaagtaaaacaaaaagtgaaaaaaaatataaaatatagaagtttaaatcaccccccctttcgccccattcaaaataaatcaattaaaagaaaaaaaaaaaaaaaaaatcaaacctacacatttagtatcgccgcgttcagaatcgcccgatctattaattaaaaaaaaaaaggattaacctgatcgctaaacggcgtagcgagaaaaaaattcgaaacgccagaagttttttttggtcaccgcgacattgcattaaaatgcaataacgggcgatcaaaagaacgtatctgcaccaaaatgctatcattaaaaacaccagctcggcacgcaaaaaataagccccccaactgaccccagatcatgaaaaattggagatgctacggggtatcagaaaatggcacacttttttttttttttttttttagcaaagtttggaattttttttcaccacttagataaaatataacctagacatgtttggtgtctatgaactcgtaatgacctggagtatcataatatcaggtcagcaagaaatgaaaaaacaaaaacgaaaaagggccgtggcgggaaggggttaaacaaaaaacaaaacataaaactgGTCTAAACTGATACACAACTGCAGCAAAAGTAATCTGCCGACTATACAGTTATGCAGACACTGCTGCTTTACAGGGGTAttccccatctccaagatcctatcccaatatgtagtaggtataatattagcaaatacctctaattagaaacgtagtatagttcttctgattcgctgtcaCTTACCCCCATGTGAaccgcattgcagtagcttaggtatccatggttacaaccactaactgACACTATAGGAGTGTTCGTAGACACGGATACTTAAGCTACCGCaacgccctgcacatggggtaagcaacataggaaTGTAGCAGTTCTTTTGATTTGATACTTGGAGGTATTTGTCGATATTACGATGCATACGACATATTGgaataagatcttggagatgggaatacccctttaagtaaagGAGAAGGATTGCGCTTCACTTATCCAGCCAATACCTTCTAGGCGATGGGGTGCGAGATGCTTTCCTCTTCGGCGATCTCATTTTTTTCGGGGATCGAGATGCGCTGCGACTCTTCCTGCGCCTCTTGTCCCTGCAAAAGGAAAGACAGGAGAGGATGTAAGGAGAACACAGCAGAGGAGCGACTCCTCCATGGTGAAGGAAGGGCACACGATCGGCCCGCGGACCAGTGAGCCTGTGCCAGCACTGCACCTGCTTGTGCTTCGGGATCGCCTGCTTGTGCTGTAGCTCTTGGGTGGGGTTTTCGatcgttttttctctttttcttcacgctTTTTTTCTCTACAAAAAGGTAAAACCAGGATTAGATTTTTTTTCCTGCATTGATGATGAGTGGATTGTTCCAGGATTGGATTGGGTATGAAGACGTGTAAATGACTACCTGGATTTAGATCGAGAACGGCGGCTTCTGTCTCTTGAGTGGGAGCGCCTCCTTCTGGGGCTCTTTGAACGTCTGCGGCTCCGGGACTTTGAATGAGATCTTCTTCTTGACCTGCTTCTTGAacgtctataaaaaaaaaaatacattaaagctGTAAGCTATTCACAGACTGTATGATATGTACAGATGTGTTCAGGGAGCGAACGTCCACTGCGGGCAAAGAGACCTCATTTACCAACCAACTACCCGTACCCGGCGTGCTACACTGAATGCTTCTCCCGTGCACACAACATACGCACCACCTCTGGATTTAGGAGGCCCAGACACTTCGAAGTCTGCTCACCTGACTGCAATAAAAGTCATGTGCCATGGACATAATAGATGGTTCACGTCTGGCAGCCATCCACTTACATGTACAACAGATGTCGGATCTACCTGCATTAACCCCATCAGCCCAGGACAATTTTTCACTTtcttctccccttcttccaagagccataacttttctattcttCCATCCCCATAGCCGtatgagagctttttttttttttacaagatgaGTTGCACTTTTCATTAccacagtgtactggaaaactgaAAAATTCTAAGCgcagcgaaattgcaaaaaaaaaaaaaaagtgcaattccacaatttattttttttttttatttatttaccatgttcactatatggtaaaactgatctgCAATTATGATTccctaagtggagaaaaaaaaattcccaaatttgtaaggaaaaaaaaaagtttttaacttttttaaccaTCTGCCGAGACCCCTAACattctcatttttcaggatctggggccgggtgagggcttattgtttgcaccctactgacaccattttggggtagatacgatgttttggttGCTTTTATTGAAGTGTTGCAGTAACAAACAACAACCACCCCATAATTCTTGtgtattgatttttttcttttaccaatcaaactaatttatattttgataatagatcggacatttctgaacgaatactgatttatttatttattttttttttttgagggggggggatACATGGTGGGTGCCACCAGTAAAAAGGATAGCAGGTAGGCAAACGTCGCTGTTATCCTTGTAGCTGGCCTTCACAAGTAGCTTAATGTCACCACATACTGCAATATATGGTCTCTAAGGGAATAATAAAATAAAGCAGCCCTCACACAGACATGTTGCCAGggagaaacaagaaaaaaaatacaattttaggCTAAAAATGTAAGATGCAAAAATAGAAACTGACCCAGTCTGGAAGTGTCTGCTACAGAGCAGGGGCAGAATATCCCTATTATCAGGACTTACAGCGACATATCTCACCTGTGTCTAGTGTTGGagggtgttctccttctcctggaATGGGAACGTGACCGTGAACGTTTTTTAGATTTGTCATCCTTTTTATCTAAAAAGGTGGGAAAtacacaaattttaaaaaaaaaattatgaaaagaacacaaaaaaaggaaaagaaaaagaaaataatgtGAATAGCAAGAACGTACCGGGCTCAATGGCAGCAGAAATCAAGGACTGGGCTTCCCGGACCCTCTTCATGGCTTCTTCGATGTCTTTGTTAGATGCGTCAGATTTCAGACTTGGTGACACCAGTCCGGCAGTCACATGATTGagtctagaaaaaaaaaatgcactgaTCGGTCAAAGCGGCCAGGGGTCCAAACCTGCTGGCTGGAGGGGACATTAACGACTAGTGAGTTACTAGTGACTTACTTTGGATCAACCGTGCTCATAAGTTTTAATAACTGGTCTGCTGCAAGTGACTGGAGAGAAAAGATGACACGTAGTTAATAAAATGGAGAGGCGTTTGTCAGAGGCAGACATCAGAGTTCAGGTCTGTAACCTTCCCCAAGAATCCTCACATTACCAAACAACCTGGCCGTACATATATTTGGGCTATAACATCTTGCCTTCTATGATCGGTGTGTTATactgtgtggtgaaatatgtataggtatatatgtatgtagtgaaatatgtataggtttatattccttctctactcccctcttatctcctcttcccacaatcgtatacaagatttctctcgcgtatcacccctactctgcaacacatcagactctcaccttccatcgaaaccttcaaaaagagcctgaagacctacctcttccgacaagcctacaacctgcagtaaccaccgatcgaccaaaccgctgcatgaccagctctatcctcacctactgtattctcacccatcccttgtagattgtgagccttcgcgggcagggtcctctctcctcctgtatcctcactcatcccttgtagattgtgagccttcgcgggcagggtcctctctcctcctgtaccagttatgacttgtattgtttaagattattgtacttgtttttattatgtatacccctcctcacatgtaaagcgccatggaataaatggcgctataacaaataataataatagtatgtgTGACCAGCAGTAGTTTAACACCTGCCCTGAAACTGCAGGTGTCGCAAAGGTCACAACATATggtatcctgagcaagcagtctactgtctccaatctcaACAGGGGGTCTGCTGggaaccaggaagaaggggaaacatttcacaccttctagctcttttgaagagagatgtcaattacagcctgacattaTCTATGTGGGGGAAACTTTACACCAAGAAATTCAgtgaaaaataatatattcattggttgaGTGGCCATGGGCCAatgaaaaaacaagcaattataatattaacctgagaggctggtctagaaatctgacctccagggtgactataaatcaggcctgtatacatagaatcgtgttcacagattgagggcagccaagctgatgtgatccagtccatCCATTCCCCCCTCAGGGAGAAGAAAGCAGACTAAGTTAActtactgttttgcatatttgtatgtctttttattaccatatttttatacctttttcttattgtaagcactgtacttttttgtattaaagcataaaactttaacaagttgaaccttgtatgttctgaggaatccatagccttaaaatgTTTGATCCTTATgactggcagacagtagtagtaatatttccgggactcctcgcccgtgtgttcggtcagtggtggcagtgtgtatgagcgggtgtgtggcctgtgttGGTGTGCGATTTATGCTCCcaatacagcataggacagaggttgaatgctggacagagGAGAGAtatattaacccttgcaggcgcaaccccaagtcgcatgctgagagcggatacgtgacaaattggtggcagcacggaCATTCTGTATCAGCGACTGCAGAATGAGGTCACCGATAATCTGTCAGTAAGCTTGTTTGCAggggtggccggtaacctaggcaatgcCATGTACATATTTAACAAAAACCAACATACCGGATATACATATAAGAATTTCCAAAATGCAAAATAATGGAGGGGCAACTCCCTTGATACTAGAATCCTACATAGAATTGGAGGTTTGTGCCCCCAAAAAATATAACCACGGAGATGAGAAACACAATGTATGCACATCAATATAGAGAGTTCATTAGGTTCTCTCTCACATAACATACAGCAAGTACAGACAGTAAATTGAGGGGTTCAAATGGTGAAGGCCATGTATCAAAGGTTGTAAGGGGATTTTTTTGTGTATGGATTTAATAACACTGTATAATTGTGGTGTCCCACTATACTTTTAGGGTAAATGTTCATCCGACCAAAATCCTCCCCGCTCGGGAGGCTGTGTCACAGCTCACCCACGTGAAACATGCGTCGGGACTGCGGCAAACACACTCATCTAACATGAGTTAGCATCTTATAGCACTGTTAATGGCACTTTATGCATATCACCATTTTCTGGTCTAATGCTTCATGTAATGTTGTGTGGGAGGATTTTGGTCGGATGGACCTTTCCCCCCTAGAAGTATAGTGGGACACCACAATTATACAGTTATTAAATCCTTACAACCTCCGTTACACGAATACTCAGCCTGCATAGAATTACTTTGGACCTGTCAGGTTGATTTGCAATCCAATATTCGTCCTGGTATATCTTTTGGGAATATGTGCAATCTTCTTTATCCTGGGACTTTCCCTTTATCATGACATGAGCTCTCTTTGATGGAGTGTTTTTGCCT
Coding sequences:
- the SRSF11 gene encoding serine/arginine-rich splicing factor 11 isoform X1, producing MPGDVVSTAAVSAVETQELVTPSPQQEARKMASSTDVIQVTNVSPSASTEQMKTLFGFLGKIEDLRLFPPDDSPLPVTSRVCFVKFHDPDCTVVAQHLTNTVFVDRALIVVPYAEGIIPDESKALSLVAPANAVTGLLPGGGLLPTPNPLGQLGAVPLAALGAPALDSTLAALTLPGANLNSQSLAADQLLKLMSTVDPKLNHVTAGLVSPSLKSDASNKDIEEAMKRVREAQSLISAAIEPDKKDDKSKKRSRSRSHSRRRRTPSNTRHRRSRSRSRRRSHSKSRSRRRSKSPRRRRSHSRDRSRRSRSKSREKKREEKEKKRSKTPPKSYSTSRRSRSTSRDKRRRKSRSASRSPKKMRSPKRKASRTPSPRRHKKEKKKDKDREKSRDERERSSSKKKKSKDKDKEKDKEKERERRSESEKDVKQVTRDYDEEEQGYDSDKEKREEYMVTEASPPLENEDTGERSNSELVKDSKVNGDDHHEEDMDMSD
- the SRSF11 gene encoding serine/arginine-rich splicing factor 11 isoform X4 — translated: MSTVDPKLNHVTAGLVSPSLKSDASNKDIEEAMKRVREAQSLISAAIEPDKKDDKSKKRSRSRSHSRRRRTPSNTRHRRSRSRSRRRSHSKSRSRRRSKSPRRRRSHSRDRSRRSRSKSREKKREEKEKKRSKTPPKSYSTSRRSRSTSRDKRRRKSRSASRSPKKMRSPKRKASRTPSPRRHKKEKKKDKDREKSRDERERSSSKKKKSKDKDKEKDKEKERERRSESEKDVKQVTRDYDEEEQGYDSDKEKREEYMVTEASPPLENEDTGERSNSELVKDSKVNGDDHHEEDMDMSD
- the SRSF11 gene encoding serine/arginine-rich splicing factor 11 isoform X2, with protein sequence MPGDVVSTAAVSAVETQELVTPSPQEARKMASSTDVIQVTNVSPSASTEQMKTLFGFLGKIEDLRLFPPDDSPLPVTSRVCFVKFHDPDCTVVAQHLTNTVFVDRALIVVPYAEGIIPDESKALSLVAPANAVTGLLPGGGLLPTPNPLGQLGAVPLAALGAPALDSTLAALTLPGANLNSQSLAADQLLKLMSTVDPKLNHVTAGLVSPSLKSDASNKDIEEAMKRVREAQSLISAAIEPDKKDDKSKKRSRSRSHSRRRRTPSNTRHRRSRSRSRRRSHSKSRSRRRSKSPRRRRSHSRDRSRRSRSKSREKKREEKEKKRSKTPPKSYSTSRRSRSTSRDKRRRKSRSASRSPKKMRSPKRKASRTPSPRRHKKEKKKDKDREKSRDERERSSSKKKKSKDKDKEKDKEKERERRSESEKDVKQVTRDYDEEEQGYDSDKEKREEYMVTEASPPLENEDTGERSNSELVKDSKVNGDDHHEEDMDMSD
- the SRSF11 gene encoding serine/arginine-rich splicing factor 11 isoform X3; this translates as MASSTDVIQVTNVSPSASTEQMKTLFGFLGKIEDLRLFPPDDSPLPVTSRVCFVKFHDPDCTVVAQHLTNTVFVDRALIVVPYAEGIIPDESKALSLVAPANAVTGLLPGGGLLPTPNPLGQLGAVPLAALGAPALDSTLAALTLPGANLNSQSLAADQLLKLMSTVDPKLNHVTAGLVSPSLKSDASNKDIEEAMKRVREAQSLISAAIEPDKKDDKSKKRSRSRSHSRRRRTPSNTRHRRSRSRSRRRSHSKSRSRRRSKSPRRRRSHSRDRSRRSRSKSREKKREEKEKKRSKTPPKSYSTSRRSRSTSRDKRRRKSRSASRSPKKMRSPKRKASRTPSPRRHKKEKKKDKDREKSRDERERSSSKKKKSKDKDKEKDKEKERERRSESEKDVKQVTRDYDEEEQGYDSDKEKREEYMVTEASPPLENEDTGERSNSELVKDSKVNGDDHHEEDMDMSD